agcaagtaaaacagtccctgttctcaaggagtttacattctaatgacaGAAAACGACACATAAGGAGAGAGAGGGCaataagaggaaaaggagaagaaacaaaGTAATAGTAAGTGGCCTCCTAAGGCTACTAAAAATTTGCATTGATAATTTGGCAAATTCAGTGAGAGACTGCAGAACACTGTAGATACAATatgaaaaatagtttatttttaatattgtcaTTGTATAATAATTACAAAGAAAGTGGGATCGTTTTTTCTTATACACTaagttctttgttgttttttggggagaaataaaaacatatttcttttaaataattaactCTTTAGTTCCAGAGGCTTCAAAAACTTGAGTTGAACTTGGAGATGTACAAACTTCATACATTTGGGTTGTCTTCCTCTTAAGTTCCCGAGCCATCTGGCAGACAGAAAGGGGCCAACAGCAGTGCACAACCAACCAGTCTTCACATAAAGTGCCCTAAGGCAAAACTCAGTACATTCAGCATGTGCATTAATATATACTAATTTCTAAAACAATAGGATTCCATTATAACAAAGGTGGacatgggggagagagaaagagaagaactaaCACTTCTCTAATCAGTTCACTGAATTGTATTGGGAACTGTTTTTAAGAAGACATAGATTTAGAGACAGAAGGAACCTTGGAGGCAACTAGTACAaccttctcattttccagataagcaAACACTGAAGCTGAGATGTTAAACGTCCAAGGTCACAAGAGAGGTAAGCAGCAGGGTTTTATATGTACCTTATTAAGGTAAAGATTAGAATAGAGCctgaacttgtgatttcaagTAAAGGAAACTCGAAGGTAAGcaaacttcctctaccaattcAGGTCTGAACTTTTGCTGTGATTTAGCTTTCTTAGAGAATTGTCAGAGAACTtggaggttaagtgacctacCTGACTAGAGccacatagccagtatgtgtcagaagtgaGATGTGAACTCAAGTCCTGATGGTTGTAAGGCTAActctttattcactgtgccatgaTGCCTTCTTGGGATGAGAGATGCTACAGTGGGGAAAAGGCTGCGTCTGAAGCCAAAAAACTTGGGCTCAAATCCAGAAACTGTAACTTAACTActaatgtgatcttgggcaagtatcttcatctctctgagcttcagcttcctgaatgtaaaataaatttgttcattcattcattatttgttcTCCATTTCCAAAAATGAGATCAGGAGTGATATCACAACTTGtaagtaaattagatttaagcaAGGGAGGGCTGTGCCTCATCCTCTCTTCCAGGGTCATCTGGATCCAACGTCAAGACagagatcaggacaactggagatgctCCCACCTTTACTTAGGTCCCttgtttttctaaatctattatcctaatttccatttcagaaaattaGTCTCCTATAATGGAGAggatttttttattgtattttttatttattttgctaaatgtttccaataacatttttaaatgttttagcattcatttttttaaatttcaagttgcAAATAAacactctctcttcctccccctttccagCTATTGAAAAGCAAGCAATACATCATATAATTACTTTTTCggttttttcaattatttatgtattttaacattttttaaaattctttttcatgGAGGTAATTTTTTGAAAGTATCTTTGATTAACTTTTCTGAATTCTACTTCACTGTGAAAAAGATGCTTGCTGatatctatttcttattttgaagtgatGACTGAATTACCGGGACAAGAGGAAGTGTCTGATTATCATccttccccaccaccaccactaccaccaccctAAACTTGTGAACTGACTTCCTAATCCCAGCGAAAAACAGAGAAGCTACTAACAAAAATCAGGATATATAgacatttaaataacaaaaagatgTCACAAattaatgtttttcattttcaggTATTcaatttgtctatttttgtagTGATACTGATTGTCCCACTATTCCTTTTTTTagaggaatattaaaaataatgcttcTTAAGGCCAAGCATGCaccatttcacacacacacttacCCGTATTTTATGTCTCTCTCTGGTGCCTACTCTTAATGCAAGGGTGGAGTTGGGTAATAATGGCCAACATAAACATTCCCCATAATGCCGTGCAATGTTACACTCAAGACACATGGTACAAAAGAGACCACAGAAACCTGCCAATAATAATCATAAG
The DNA window shown above is from Sminthopsis crassicaudata isolate SCR6 chromosome 2, ASM4859323v1, whole genome shotgun sequence and carries:
- the PLAC8L1 gene encoding PLAC8-like protein 1, whose translation is MLSLKRSEYESLCISDPRQGIRSHTPVQPVMTQPAWGVFDRTTVTTMAQTPGDWSTSLFNVCSDKKICFCGLFCTMCLECNIARHYGECLCWPLLPNSTLALRVGTRERHKIRGTLCEDWLVVHCCWPLSVCQMARELKRKTTQMYEVCTSPSSTQVFEASGTKELII